In one window of Henckelia pumila isolate YLH828 chromosome 1, ASM3356847v2, whole genome shotgun sequence DNA:
- the LOC140875383 gene encoding nuclear transcription factor Y subunit B-5-like yields the protein MVDNSEASPFNDLKEPERLLPIANVGRIMKNILPPNAKISKEAKETMQECVSEFIGFVTSEASEKCRKERRKTVNGDDICCALETLGFDDYAGPLKRYLNRYREIEGDKVPNQSKASASEEHQMEDINFFLYRDNKPS from the coding sequence ATGGTTGATAATTCTGAAGCAAGCCCTTTCAATGATCTCAAAGAACCCGAAAGACTGCTTCCGATAGCCAACGTCGGCCGGATCATGAAAAATATCCTCCCTCCGAACGCAAAGATCTCGAAAGAAGCTAAAGAAACTATGCAGGAGTGCGTGTCCGAGTTCATTGGCTTTGTCACGAGCGAGGCTTCGGAAAAGTGCCGGAAGGAGAGGCGAAAAACGGTGAACGGCGACGATATCTGCTGCGCCTTGGAGACTCTAGGGTTTGATGATTATGCAGGGCCTTTGAAGAGGTATTTGAATAGATATAGAGAGATTGAAGGGGATAAAGTACCTAATCAAAGTAAGGCTAGTGCTAGTGAGGAACATCAAATGGAggatataaattttttcttgTATAGGGATAATAAACCCTCTTAG